The Acidobacteriota bacterium DNA window GCAGCCAGGCCAACAAGACGGGCCTCTTCGCCCTCGAGAAGACCGACCTGTTCAACCTGCTCTGCATCCCGCCCGATACGCGGCACGGCACGACGCTGCAGGCGGTCTACCAGACGGCGCTCGCGTACTGCCAGCTGCGCCGGGCGATGCTGATCGTGGATCCGCCAGCCGCCTGGACGAGCGCCGCGAGCGCGCGCGACGGCCTCGACTCGGACATCGGCCTGACCGGGCTCGCGGCCCGGAACGCCGCGCTGTATTTCCCCCGGGTGATTCAGGCCGACCCGCTGCTCGGCGGCCAGCTCGACACGTTCGTTCCCTGTGGCGTCGTCGCCGGGGTCTTCGCGCGGACCGACACGACGCGCGGCGTCTGGAAGGCGCCCGCCGGCATCGACGCCGCCCTGCGCGGCACGCAGGGGCTCTCGGTGAAGCTCACCGACGCGGAGAACGGGCTGCTCAACCCGCTCGGCATCAACAGCCTGCGTGCGTTCCCGATCACCGGGCGCGTCGTCTGGGGCGCGCGCACGCTGCGCGGCGCCGACCTGCTCGCCGACGAGTACAAGTACGTGCCCGTGCGCCGGCTGGCGCTCTACATCGAAGAGAGCCTCTACCGCGGCACGCAGTGGGTGGTGTTCGAACCCAACGACGAGCCGCTCTGGGCGCAGATCCGTCTCAACGTCGGCGCGTTCATGCAGAACCTCTTCCGGCAGGGCGCCTTCCAGGGCAGCTCGCCGCGTGAGGCCTACTTCGTGAAGGTCGACCGCGAGACGACGACGCAGAACGACATCAACCTCGGCATCGTGAACATCGTCGTCGGCTTCGCCCCGCTCAAGCCGGCGGAGTTCGTGGTGATCAAGATCCAGCAGATCGCGGGACAGATCGAAGCGTGAGGAGGCTCGAATGGCGCAGTTTTCCGTCAACGCCGAACGGTTCGACCCCTACAAGAACTTCAAGTTCCGCGTGAAGTGGGATGGACGCTACGTGGCCGGCGTCAGCAAGGTCTCCGCGCTCAGCCGCACGACCGAGGTCATCGAGCATCGCGAGGGCGGCGATCCGAGCAGCGTGCGCAAGTCGCCGGGGCAGACGAAGTTCGAGGCGGTCACGCTCGAGCGGGGCGTCACGCACGACACCGAGTTCGAGAAGTGGGCGAACAAGGTCTGGAATCTCGGCTCGGGGCTCGGCTCGGAGGTGTCGCTGCGCGACTTCCGCAAGGACGTGATCATCGAGGTCTACAACGAGGCGGGGCAGCTCGCCATCTCGTACAACGTCCTCCGGTGCTGGCCGTCCGAGTTCCAGGCGCTGCCGGAGCTCGACGCGAGCGCCAACGCCGTGGCGATTCAGACGCTCAAGCTCGAGAACGAAGGCTGGGAACGTGACGCGAGCGTCACGGAGCCGGCCGAGCCGAGCTTCACCGAGCCGTCCGACTGACCGCCGTGCGCCCGCTCACCGCGCTCGAGATGCTGGGCGTCTGGGAGGCAGGGCAGGGGCGGTCACTGGCCGATCGGGCCTTGCTGCTGCTGGCGTCGGCGTGTCCCGAGTCGTCTTGGGACACGCTGGCGGCGCTGCCGATCGGCCGGCGCGACGCCACGCTGCTCACGCTCCGCGAGTGGACCTTCGGGTCTGCGGTGTCGAGCCTCGTCCATTGCCCGGTGTGCGGCGAACGCCTCGAGGTGAGCTTCGGCATCGACGACCTGCGAGCGCCGGCGAGGTCGGAGCCCATGCTGTCGCTTCGCGCGCATGGCTACGAGATCGACGTCCGCCTGCCCACCAGTGTGGACCTGATTGACGTGGAGGGCATGCCCGACGCCCGACGGCAGCTGCTGCGGCGGTGCGTGCGCGGCGCCAGGCGACGAGGGCGGCGGCGCCCCTTCAGCCAGTTGCCCGCCCGCGTGCTCGACGCCGTCGACCGGGGACTGAGCGAGGCCGATTCGCAGGCCAGCGTGCGGGCCGAGCTCTCGTGCCCGACGTGCGCCCACCGCTGGCAGGCCCTCTTCGACATCGTCTCGTTCTTCTGGGAGGAACTGGGTCACTGGGTCCGGCGTACGCTGCGCGACGTGCACGTGCTGGCGTCGGCGTACGGCTGGAGCGAAGCCGACGTGCTGGCGCTCTCCCCCTGGCGACGGCAGTACTACCTGCAGCTGGTGCAGCGATGAGTGGATTCCTGGACGAGCTCGTGGCGCGAAGCACCGGGCTGGCCGAGGCGATCCGCCCGCGTCCGGTCTCGCTGTTCGAGCCGCTCGCGCCCTTGGGGGTTCCAATCGCCGCACCGTGGAGCGGCCCGCCCGACGGCGCTTCGCCTGTCGTGGCCGAGCCGGGCACACCGCCCGTCGAGGTGATGCGGCCCGTCGTGCCGCAGCCGGCTGCGGTGCGAAGGCCGAGGCTGCCTGCGCCACCGTACCCACCGTCGCCGGCACCTCCGCGGGCGGCCGAGACGAGCGGCGTTCGGGAATCCTCGCTGTCTGGTCCTCGACCACCGGCGGTCCATGTCACGGAGGCCCTGCTGCCGGCACCGGCGCCAGCGTCCCGTGCCGTCACCAAGCGTGAGCCTCATCGCCAGACGCCGGACGTGGCTCGCCCTGGATCGATTCGAGAGCGTTCCACGCGGCTCCCAGGGCACGACGCCGCGCTCCGCACGAAACGGCCATCGCCGCCGGCAGACCGCGCACCTCGACCCGACATGCCCCTCGACCTCATCGCGCGCCTGGTGGCGCGCGAGGTGCCGCCGGCACCGAAGGACACATCGCGGGCCTCGACTCGGCCGGCGCGCCGTCAGGCCATCGAGCCAGAGGCCCCAACCGTGGCCTCGCTGTCGTCGCTGGTCCGCCAGATGGTGCTCCAGGCCATCCCGCGCGACACGGGAGCGGCGCTCACGCCAGTCGCTCCACCGCCGTCGACGCGCCGGCCGACCGAAGGGCGGGCCAGCTCTCCCGAGCCACCGCCCCCCGTGGAGCGTCACGCCCCTCCGTCCAGGCTTGCGCCGTTTGACTGGCCGCCGTTTCCCGTCGCGGCGCCGCCGCCGATCGCCTCCCCGCCGACGATCAAGGTGACCATCGGCCGCGTCGAGATCCGTGCAGAGGCGAGCGCCCCTCCGTCCGTCGCGACGCCGCGGACGACGGCCGCGACGATGGGCCTCGACGACTACCTGAGCGGACGTGACCGGGGAGAGCGCCGATGAGCAACGCGCTCTCCATCGCGGCGGTCACCCGCACGCTGCGCACGCTGCTCGAAAGCGTGGCCACGATCGACTTCAGCGCGCTGCCGAACGACACGCGTCCGTCGGCGCAGATCGAGGTGACCACCCTGCCGCCCGACCGCGTGCGGCTTCCCGACGCGTCGCGCAACCGCCTGAACCTGTTTCTCTACCAGACCGACATCAGCGCGGCCTGGCGCAACGCCGACCTGCCGCAGCGCGTGCGTCCGGGCGAGAGCGGATCCCCGCCGCTCGCGCTCAACCTCTTCTACCTGCTCACGGTCTACGCCGAGAACGACAGCGACCTCGTGGGCCAGGTGCTGCTCGGTACGGCCATGCGCATCCTGCACGACCACGCGGTGCTCGGCCGCGACGAGATTCGCAGCGCGCTCGCGATGAGTGAGCTCGACACGCAGGTCGAACGCGTGCGGCTGACGCCGCAGCCGATGTCGCTCGACGAGATGTCGAAGCTGTGGACGGGCCTTCAGTCGGAGTATCGCCTGTCGGCCGCCTACCAGGCGGCGGTCGTGCTCATCGAGAGCGAGCGACCGCTGCGCGCCGCGCTGCCGGTGCTCCGACGCGGCGGCGAGGACCGGGGCGCGTTCGTGGCATCGGCGCCGGCGCCGACGCTCGATCGCGTGAAGGAGATCGTCGACCCCTCGTTGGCGATCGCGCCGCCGCACGGCAAGCCCGCTGCCGAACTCGGAGACGTGATCGTGCTCCGTGGCACCCACTTCGGCCAGGACCCGACGACGGCGCGATTCCGCCATCATCGCTTCGACGAGCCCCTCGTGCGGCCGCTCGCCGCGCGGACGGACACCGAGGTGCAGGTCGCCCTGCCGCCGGTGTCCGAGGCAGGCGTGGCCGCGGCGTGGCCGGCGGGCTTCTACACCATCGAACTGGTCGTGCAGCGGCCCAGCCTGCCGAGCTGGACGACCAATCAGGTGCCCTTCGGGCTGGCCGCCACCATCACGAGCCTCGATCCGCCGTCACAAAGCGTGGGGGCCCAGCCCTTCGATCTCACGGTCGAGTGCACGCCCCAGGTACGCGCAGAGCAGCGCGTCGTCCTCCTGCTGGGCGACCGGGAGATCGCGCCCACCAGCGTCGCGACCCCCGCCGATCCCGACGCGGCGACGACCCTGGTGTTTCCGGTCGACCGCTTCGCGGAGGGCCGGTACGTGGTGCGCGTACGCATCGACGGGGTGGACAGCCTCCCCGTGGATTTCGCGGCGAGGCCACCGCAGTTCGACGCCACTCAGATGGTGACGATCACGCCATGAGCGATCACGAACAGGCCGACCGCCCGCAGGCGCGCGTCGCTGGAGACGCCGAACAGTGGCACCGCCACAACGAGGCGTACCTGAGCGCCGCGTTGCGGTGGCTCCGGCTGCGTCTCGATCGGTTCGCGGGCGGGCCGGTGGTCGAAGCCGAGGAGCCCGCGCCGCGATCGGGCCGCGGATGGTCACTGCGGCGGCGCGATCAGGATCGCCCGCGTCTGGCCCTGCCCGCGGGCGACGCGTCGGCGGACGTGGACCAGGCGGCGGCGGCCATGGCCGAGGCCGAAGCCGTCGATCCGCCGCCCGCGCTGCACATTCTCGCCAGCCGGCTGCAGCTCTCCCGCTTCGAACGGGACGTGCTCCTGCTCTGCGCGGGCATCGAGCTCGACACCGGCCTCGCCGGGCTCTGCGCCCGCGCGCAGCAGGACCCGAGCCAGACCTCTCCGACCTTTGCTCTCGCCCTCGCGCTCTTCGACAGCCCGGCATGGGAGGCGCTTTCGCCCGACCGCCCGCTTCGGTACTTTCGCCTGCTCGAGATCACGCAGGCCGGCGCCCAGCCGCTCACCACGAGCCCGTTGCGGGCCGACGAGCGCATCGTCAACTACCTGAAGGGCCTCAACGCGCTCGACGACCGCCTCACCTCGCTGTTGACGCCGTTTGACGCGCCGGCTCGCGACGCCTTGCCCCCTTCGCAGGAGACTGCGCGGGCCCTCGTCGAGCAAGCGGTGAGGGTGGCCGCCGACGGCGGCACCCCGCCCGTCGTCCAGCTCGTGGGCGTCGACGCGCTGAGCAAACAGCTCGTGGCGCAGCAGGCCGCGCGTGCGCTCGACCTCGGTCTCTACCGCCTGCCCGTGGAGTTGCTGCCACAGCAGGCTTCCGACGTCGAAGCGCTCGCGAGGCTGTGGCAGCGCGAGAGCCTCCTGCTGCCGATCGCGCTCTTCATTGACGCCCACGAGCACGACGGCCAGGTCAGGAGCGATGGGGGCAGTGGACAGACGGGGGTGCTCCTGCAGCGTTTCCTCTCGCGCAGCCAGGGCGTCTTCCTCATCAGCACTCGCGAGATGCGGGCGGGCCTCGGTGCGGTCGTGCACGCGGTCGAAGTGGGGAAGCCGACGCAGGCCGAGCAGCAGGCCGTCTGGGTGAGCGCGCTCGGCGAGCACGCCGCAGACAGTCCGGCGCGGCTCGCCGGCCAGTTCGATCTGAACGCGCTCACCATCCGGCAGGTCGTCCGCGCCAGTCGGCCCGGCCCGGAGGGCACCCGCCTGCACGATCGTCTCTGGGGCGGCTGTCTGCTCCGCACGAGTCCGCGCATGGATCGGCTCGCGGAGCGCCTCCACCCGGTGGCCAGGTGGAACGACCTCGTCCTTCCCGACGAGGAGCTGGCCTTGCTGCGCCAACTCGCGGCCCAGGTGGCCGAGCGCGCGCGCGTCTACAACGACTGGGGGTTTGCCCGCCGCATGAATCGCGGGCTGGGCATCAGCGCGCTCTTCGTCGGCGAGAGCGGCACGGGCAAGACGATGGCGGCCGAGGTCATCGCCAACGACCTGAAGCTGCACTTGTACCGCATCGACCTGTCGGCCGTCGTGTCCAAATACATCGGCGAGACCGAGAAGAACCTGCGCCAGTTGTTCGACGCCGCCGAGGATGGCGGGGCCATCCTCTTCTTCGACGAGGCCGATGCGCTGTTCGGCAAGCGCAGCGAGGTGCGCGACAGTCACGATCGCTACGCCAACATCGAGATCAACTACCTTCTGCAGCGCATGGAGGCCTACCGCGGGCTGGCGATTCTGGCGACGAACATGCGCAGCGCCCTCGACGAGGCGTTCATGCGGCGGCTGCGCTTCGTCATCACGTTTCCGTTCCCCGGCCGCGAGCAGCGCAGGGCGATCTGGGAGCGCATCTGGCCGGAGGAGACGCCGGTGGACTCGCTCGACCACGACCGTCTCGCGCGCCTCACTTTGTCGGGAGGGCACATCGCCAACGTCGCGCTGAATGCGGCCTTTCTGGCGGCGGAGCGGGCGACGGCGGTCACGATGCCGCTCGTGCTCGCCGCCGCGCGCGCGGAGTATCGCAAGCTCGAGCGGCCGATCAACGAAGCCGAGTTCAAGTGGAGCGAGCCGCCGGATCGGCCGGGCCCCGCATCGGGTGCCCGACCCGAGGTCATCGCATGAACGTTCACCTGCACATCGACCACCTCGTGCTCGACGGGCTCGGTCTCGACCCGGGCGACGGCGATCTCGTGCGCGCGTCGGTCGAGGCCGAGTTGTCACGGCTGCTGGTCACCAGGGGGCTGCCCGGTCTGCGAACGGGCGGGGCTCGCGCTTCCGCGCCGGGCGGAGCCGTTCACCTGGACGGCGGCGACACGGCGGCGGCGGTCGGCCCCAGGATTGCCCACGCGGTCTATGAAGGGATCGTGCGATGAGCCGGGCGATGGTGACGGCGAGGCCACGGGCTGAGCAGGTGGCGGTGGACGCGTCGAGCGCCCTGTGGCGCCGTCGACCCGAGGTGGGAGCCGCACGCGATGCGCCCTTGCCCGCGGCCGTCGCGCGGCGGTCGGGCACGGGGCCTGTCGTCGGCCGTTCGCCATGCGACGCGTGCGGGTTCGCAGGCGACTTCAGTGCCGTGCCGGCGCACGGGGCCTCGCCCGCCGAGTTCGAAGGCGACGAGGTCGACGCGGGCCTGCTGGCGGATCGCGAACGGGCCGACCAGGAAACTAATCCCGACCCCGATCGAGGCGATCGAGGCCAGCGGGCCACGCCCACGGTCGAGCCACGCTGCGGGTGCGGCCGAAGCGCCCCGCACGGGGAGTGTGCGTCCTGCCGCCAGTCGCGTGGCCTGATTCAGCGCAGCGGGCGGACGACGACCGCGCGTGAAGCGCCGGCGTCCGTTCACGACGTGCTTCACACGCCCGGGCGAGCGTTCGACCGGACGACGCGCGCGGCGTTCGAGTCGAGCTTCGGCGAGTCCTTCGGCCACGTGCGTCTCCACGACGACGCGAGGGCGCACGCGTCGGCTCAGGCCATCGGCGCACGGGCCTATACGGTGGGCGAGCACATGGTCTTCGGCGCCGGGGCATTGACGTCGGAGACTCTGGCCGGAAGACATCTACTGGCCCACGAGTTGACGCACGTCCTGCAGCAACGCTCCTCGAGTCCGTCGCCAGACGTCGGGCTGACGATCGGTCGGCCGCACGATGCGGCCGAGGGCGAGGCAGACCGAACGGCCCACGCCGTGACGTCGGGCGGCGAGGTCCCGCAGCGGTTCAGAGCCGCGGGGGCCGTGGTCCAGCGGGCGTGCGGCGCGGCCGCCATCGGGGCGCGCGCGGCCGAATGTGCCGACCGGGATCCGGTGTTCGTCACGGGCCATCCGCTGTTCCGCTTCGACGTCAACTGCGACGACTTCGCCGCGGGCGAAGAGGCCCGACTGCGCGGCGTGGCCGCCGCCTTGCCCGCCTCTGGCCCCATCGTCGTTCACGGCTATGCCAGCACGGATGGCGATCCGGACTTCAACGAGCACCTGTCGTGCGCGCGGGCGCGGCGGGCGGAGGCCGTCTTGAGCGGGCCGGGAGGCGCAGGCATCGACCCGGCGCGAGTCACCACGGAGCGCCATGGCCCGACGCCCGGCCCGGCAGCAGACCGACGCAGCGTCGTGATCGAGGCCGCGGCGCCGGTTCCGGTGCCACCTGGCCCGCCGCCGACGCCGCTCACCGTCGCCTTCACTCGGGTTCAGGCCGACACGTCGCCCGCCGGCATGCCCGACCGGATCCCGCCCCGGGTCGACACGGTCGTGGGCGTCGGCGTCGTCGGGTGGCATCCGCCGCTTCTGCCCGTGACGCTGCGAGTCGACGGGGCGGGCGGTGGCAACGGCGAGGCGACCATCAACGGCGCGGCCACCGTCGACGTGACCGCATCGACCGCCGTCAACCTGAGAGGCACGACGCAGACGACGCCGGGCAATGCGGGGAACCTGCACCTCGTGGCGGAGCAGGGAGGCGCACGACTGGCGACGAGCAACGCCTTCTCGGTGTCTGCCATCCCGCAGAATTTCTCCATCACCTTCAACTCGCTCGTGACGGGCGCGCGCCGTGGCATTCGGGTGAACAACCACTGGGAGTCGGACTCGGGCGTGGTGGCCGACCTCGACCAGGCCGAGCGGTCCGAGCAGGTGGAATACGGCGCGGGCACGGGGATCTTCGCGGGCGTGACGGGCGTCAACTCGGGCTACCTCCCGGCGCACAACCCGCCGCGGGTCGACAGGCACAGCATCGCGGCGGCCGCGCTGACCGGCGCCGGTACCTTGACGGCGAACCAGACGTTCATCTTCCGCGACCATCGCACCGGCGCGGCCGACATCCCGGTTCGCAACTCCGGCTTCCTGATCGAACGCAGGGCCACCCCGTTTCTCGGTGTCGTGCTCTTCACGACCTCGAAGTCCGGGGCGGCGGTCACTGCCAACGGATTCGCGTCGGCCGCTGGTGCCGGGGCGGTGTCGAGAACACAGATCGTGTAGGCCGGAGCAGAGCAGGCGCGCGCGAGGCGCGCGGGGAGTCGATGGTGGATCCAGGGCAGACGCCATACGCCGACGGGGCAGCAGCCGAGACGTCTTCTCCGGTCGTCTACGTGCGACAGGGAGGGCGGATTGTCGCGGCGCCGGCCGACGACCAGGCGGTGGCCCGTGGCTACGCCGACTGGCCGGACAAGGGCCCGGTCGTGGACGGCCTGCGGCTCACGATCCTGACGAAACGACTGCGGTGCCACGTGGGCGAGGAGGTTCGCGTGCTGCACGTCCTCGAGGCGACCGGGCCCGGTCACGAACTGCACGTCATGGGGCCGAAGGCCGTGCACGGCGAGCGGATCGACGGTCGGCTGGCCACGGCTCCGGCGCCCGATGTCGAGGACCCCTGGGTGCCCGTGCTGTACGACGGCGCCGTCGTCGAGGGGCCCGGCGTCGACTTCAACTACGAGATCACGAGCTACACCTTCGACGCGCCGGGGCGGCACCGCATCGAGTGGCAGCTCGGCGCCCTGCGGTCGAACGTCCTCGAGATCGAGGTCGTGGACGGGCCACGCCCCGATCGGCAAGCGTCCGGGAGCGGTCATGCGTAAAGGCGCCATCGTCGGCCTCGACGTCTTCAACCCGGTCGCGAGCGTGGTGGTGTTCCAGTTCAACCCGGAGAAGCTCACCCGCACGCTCAAGCCGCAGACCTCCGGGGGCGCGGGATCGATCTTCGAGACGCAGCGGCTGAAGGGCGCGCCCGAGGAGACCATCAAGATGGAGCTGGTCTTCGACGCCGCCGACGCGCTCGCCGAGGGCGACGGCATCACCGAGACGCTCGGCCTTTACCCTCAGCTCTCGGCGCTCGAGATGCTCGTCTACCCGAAGAGCGCGCTCGTCATCACGAACTCGGTGCTCCTCGCGAAGGGCGTCATCGAGGTCATTCCGCCGACCGGCCCGCTGACGCTCTTCATCTGGGGGCCGCAACGCATCGTCCCGGTGCAGATCAAGGAGTTCAGCATCGAGGAACAGACCTACGACTCGAAGCTCAATCCCATCAAGGCCAAGGTGACCCTGACGTTGAAGGTGCTCAGCTACAACGACCTGGCGCTCGTGCACCCGGGCTACTGGATCTTCCTCCTCCACCAGATTGCCAAGGAGGTCTTCGCCACGATGGGCAGCGTCGGCAACATCGGTAACCTCGACGACATCTTCGCGTGAAGTGGGTGGACCCGCATGTTCGAACCAACGAGCCGCTACGCTGACCTCGAGACCGCCACGCTGACGCTGCCCGACGGCAGCGACGTGCGCTACGTGCGCCGCCGATTCCTGCCGGCCGCGGATCCTGGCGTTGCCTTTGCCGAACACACGGTCACCGAGGGCGAGCGGCTGGACCACATCGCCGCGCGGTACCTTGGCGACCCCGAGCTCTTCTGGCAGCTCTGCGATGTGAACAACGCCATGCAGCCCGACGAGCTGACCGCGGAACTCGGGCGCGTGGTGCGCGTGGCCCTGCTGCCCGTGTGAGGGCCGATTCAGGGCGCGAGCCGACGCCATGACGAACCTCCTCGGTCTGCACCTGCAGCTGCTCGTCGGCGCGACGGTGCCGACGCCGGCACCGCTCAAGTTCTCGGAGGCGCTCGAGAGCGTGGAGGTGACGCACAAGGACCAGGACCGCTCGGGGTTTCAGCTCGTGTTCCAGGTGGGACGCGGCGCCCTCGAGCTGAGGGACTACGCCCTGCTCAAGGAGCAGCGCATCAAGCCCTTCAGCCGGGTGCTCGTCAACGTGTTCTTCGGCGTGAGGCCGCTGCCGCTCATGGACGGCATCATCACCAATCATCAGCTCGCGCCGAGCAGCGATCCCGGCGCCTCGAAGCTCACCCTCACCGGCGAGGACGTGAGCGTGATGATGGATCTCGAGAAGGAAGCGCGCGCCTATCCCAACCTCTCGGACGACCTGATCGCCTCGCTGATCCTGCTCGGCTATTTGGTGCCGTACGGCATCACGCCGCAGGTGGAGACGCCACCGAGCCGGCAGACACGGACGGTCGATCGGCAGACGACGACGCAGCCCAGGAACGCGACCGACCTCGAGTACCTGAAGGAACTGGCCGGGCGCAATGGCTTCGTCTTCTACGTCGAGACGGGCGCGGTGCCCGGCACGAACGTCGCGTACTGGGGACCGCCGCCGCGGCGGGGCGGGGCGCAGGGCGCGCTCTCGATCAACATGGGGCCGCACACGAACGTCGAGTCGATCACGTTCAAGTACGACGAGCTGGCGCCCAAGCGCATGACCTTCAGGCTGGAAAGCGGGACCGACGAGACCCTCGAGCGGCCGACGCGCAGGCCGCCGCTCGCCACCCGCATTCCGGCGGCCCGGAAACGCGACGTCCTGACCCGTCCCGACGGCATCAGCGACGGCGAAGCGCGATCGCGCGCGCAGGGCGAAGTGGACAAGTCGTTCGACCAGGTGGTCACGGCCAACGGCACCCTCGACGCGCTGCGCTACGGGCGCATCCTCAAGCCGCGCGGCCTGGTGGACGTGCGCGGCGCGGGCGAGCACTACGACGGCCGGTACTACGTCAAGAGCGTCACGCACAAGATCGACGTGCGGAAGGGCGAATACAAACAGACGTTCTCGCTGACGCGCGAGGGCGTGGGCACGACCGTTCCCCTTGTCAGCCCATGAGCCAGTACTACGGCAAGTATCGCGGCACCGTCGCGAACAACGTCGATCCGCTGCAGCTCGGGCGGCTCCAGATCGAGGTG harbors:
- a CDS encoding DUF4157 domain-containing protein → MVTARPRAEQVAVDASSALWRRRPEVGAARDAPLPAAVARRSGTGPVVGRSPCDACGFAGDFSAVPAHGASPAEFEGDEVDAGLLADRERADQETNPDPDRGDRGQRATPTVEPRCGCGRSAPHGECASCRQSRGLIQRSGRTTTAREAPASVHDVLHTPGRAFDRTTRAAFESSFGESFGHVRLHDDARAHASAQAIGARAYTVGEHMVFGAGALTSETLAGRHLLAHELTHVLQQRSSSPSPDVGLTIGRPHDAAEGEADRTAHAVTSGGEVPQRFRAAGAVVQRACGAAAIGARAAECADRDPVFVTGHPLFRFDVNCDDFAAGEEARLRGVAAALPASGPIVVHGYASTDGDPDFNEHLSCARARRAEAVLSGPGGAGIDPARVTTERHGPTPGPAADRRSVVIEAAAPVPVPPGPPPTPLTVAFTRVQADTSPAGMPDRIPPRVDTVVGVGVVGWHPPLLPVTLRVDGAGGGNGEATINGAATVDVTASTAVNLRGTTQTTPGNAGNLHLVAEQGGARLATSNAFSVSAIPQNFSITFNSLVTGARRGIRVNNHWESDSGVVADLDQAERSEQVEYGAGTGIFAGVTGVNSGYLPAHNPPRVDRHSIAAAALTGAGTLTANQTFIFRDHRTGAADIPVRNSGFLIERRATPFLGVVLFTTSKSGAAVTANGFASAAGAGAVSRTQIV
- a CDS encoding LysM domain-containing protein — translated: MFEPTSRYADLETATLTLPDGSDVRYVRRRFLPAADPGVAFAEHTVTEGERLDHIAARYLGDPELFWQLCDVNNAMQPDELTAELGRVVRVALLPV
- a CDS encoding phage tail sheath subtilisin-like domain-containing protein, producing MPVTLTYPGVYIEEVPSGVRTIAGVATSITAFVGRAIRGPVDDPVTVLNFGDFERVFGGLGTTYPMGYAVRDFFVNGGAQAVVVRLYRTADEAGDGRALITADTLTLAAANPGTWGDTLRARVDHDVADDLPWLAAFGLTSDDLFNLTVRNTADGTTETFLNLTVAESPRRVDRVLEEGSVLVRTSGSLPEAIPAAHDDPGPTDDIWADNAFSSPASTAGADSEPLDQAAYEGSQANKTGLFALEKTDLFNLLCIPPDTRHGTTLQAVYQTALAYCQLRRAMLIVDPPAAWTSAASARDGLDSDIGLTGLAARNAALYFPRVIQADPLLGGQLDTFVPCGVVAGVFARTDTTRGVWKAPAGIDAALRGTQGLSVKLTDAENGLLNPLGINSLRAFPITGRVVWGARTLRGADLLADEYKYVPVRRLALYIEESLYRGTQWVVFEPNDEPLWAQIRLNVGAFMQNLFRQGAFQGSSPREAYFVKVDRETTTQNDINLGIVNIVVGFAPLKPAEFVVIKIQQIAGQIEA
- a CDS encoding phage tail protein, producing the protein MAQFSVNAERFDPYKNFKFRVKWDGRYVAGVSKVSALSRTTEVIEHREGGDPSSVRKSPGQTKFEAVTLERGVTHDTEFEKWANKVWNLGSGLGSEVSLRDFRKDVIIEVYNEAGQLAISYNVLRCWPSEFQALPELDASANAVAIQTLKLENEGWERDASVTEPAEPSFTEPSD
- a CDS encoding ATP-binding protein produces the protein MSDHEQADRPQARVAGDAEQWHRHNEAYLSAALRWLRLRLDRFAGGPVVEAEEPAPRSGRGWSLRRRDQDRPRLALPAGDASADVDQAAAAMAEAEAVDPPPALHILASRLQLSRFERDVLLLCAGIELDTGLAGLCARAQQDPSQTSPTFALALALFDSPAWEALSPDRPLRYFRLLEITQAGAQPLTTSPLRADERIVNYLKGLNALDDRLTSLLTPFDAPARDALPPSQETARALVEQAVRVAADGGTPPVVQLVGVDALSKQLVAQQAARALDLGLYRLPVELLPQQASDVEALARLWQRESLLLPIALFIDAHEHDGQVRSDGGSGQTGVLLQRFLSRSQGVFLISTREMRAGLGAVVHAVEVGKPTQAEQQAVWVSALGEHAADSPARLAGQFDLNALTIRQVVRASRPGPEGTRLHDRLWGGCLLRTSPRMDRLAERLHPVARWNDLVLPDEELALLRQLAAQVAERARVYNDWGFARRMNRGLGISALFVGESGTGKTMAAEVIANDLKLHLYRIDLSAVVSKYIGETEKNLRQLFDAAEDGGAILFFDEADALFGKRSEVRDSHDRYANIEINYLLQRMEAYRGLAILATNMRSALDEAFMRRLRFVITFPFPGREQRRAIWERIWPEETPVDSLDHDRLARLTLSGGHIANVALNAAFLAAERATAVTMPLVLAAARAEYRKLERPINEAEFKWSEPPDRPGPASGARPEVIA
- a CDS encoding phage baseplate protein gives rise to the protein MRPLTALEMLGVWEAGQGRSLADRALLLLASACPESSWDTLAALPIGRRDATLLTLREWTFGSAVSSLVHCPVCGERLEVSFGIDDLRAPARSEPMLSLRAHGYEIDVRLPTSVDLIDVEGMPDARRQLLRRCVRGARRRGRRRPFSQLPARVLDAVDRGLSEADSQASVRAELSCPTCAHRWQALFDIVSFFWEELGHWVRRTLRDVHVLASAYGWSEADVLALSPWRRQYYLQLVQR
- a CDS encoding DUF4255 domain-containing protein, producing the protein MSNALSIAAVTRTLRTLLESVATIDFSALPNDTRPSAQIEVTTLPPDRVRLPDASRNRLNLFLYQTDISAAWRNADLPQRVRPGESGSPPLALNLFYLLTVYAENDSDLVGQVLLGTAMRILHDHAVLGRDEIRSALAMSELDTQVERVRLTPQPMSLDEMSKLWTGLQSEYRLSAAYQAAVVLIESERPLRAALPVLRRGGEDRGAFVASAPAPTLDRVKEIVDPSLAIAPPHGKPAAELGDVIVLRGTHFGQDPTTARFRHHRFDEPLVRPLAARTDTEVQVALPPVSEAGVAAAWPAGFYTIELVVQRPSLPSWTTNQVPFGLAATITSLDPPSQSVGAQPFDLTVECTPQVRAEQRVVLLLGDREIAPTSVATPADPDAATTLVFPVDRFAEGRYVVRVRIDGVDSLPVDFAARPPQFDATQMVTITP